The window GACACTTTTAACCGTTTGTACATAGTAAGGTCCCCAGTTCCATTTCGGGTTCGAAATATAGGTCTCAGGCGCAAATCGTCCCATATCCGAATCGTTTCCGATCCCCCAAACCTTGCGTTCTGCTGCCGCTTGAATACTTGCAGGTGAATCTTGGTACGCAGCCAAAACGTCGACGCCTTTATCCAGCAAAGAAATCGCAGCTTGCTTCTCTGTCGCCGGATCGAACCAAGTATTGCTCCAGACCACAGACACATCAATATCCGGATTAACGCTTTGAGCGCCAAGTGTAAAAGCATTAATGGTATAAATAACTTCTGGAATTGGGAATGCACCGACATAACCCATGTGATTGTTCTTAGTCATTTTACCGGCCGCCATACCTACGAGATAAGCACTTTGATATTCGCGCCCCATGTATGTCCCTAGGTTAGGCAGTGTTTTATAGCCAGTTGCATGTAGGAATGTGACCTTCGGGTGCTTTTGAGCTACATTGTACATCGGGTCCATATAACCAAAAGACGTTCCGAAAATAATATCGTTTTTCTGAGCTAACTCTTCAAAAACACGCTCCGCATCAGGACCTTCAGGAATATTCTCAACTACTGTGGATTTGATCCCGAACTCTTTTTCCATCATTAGACGGCCTTGATCGTGCTCGTAAGTCCATCCTCCATCACCGGGAGTTCCAATATAGACAAAGGCGACTCTT is drawn from Paenibacillus sp. V4I7 and contains these coding sequences:
- a CDS encoding BMP family ABC transporter substrate-binding protein, which codes for MTKKLMFSLTAILLMFLTACSGQSTTTSTTTAPSTSPASTQAANITPQAEKKLPRVAFVYIGTPGDGGWTYEHDQGRLMMEKEFGIKSTVVENIPEGPDAERVFEELAQKNDIIFGTSFGYMDPMYNVAQKHPKVTFLHATGYKTLPNLGTYMGREYQSAYLVGMAAGKMTKNNHMGYVGAFPIPEVIYTINAFTLGAQSVNPDIDVSVVWSNTWFDPATEKQAAISLLDKGVDVLAAYQDSPASIQAAAERKVWGIGNDSDMGRFAPETYISNPKWNWGPYYVQTVKSVMDGTWKSSAYFGTMKEGITDIAPLGKNVPADVKALVEKKKQEILAGTFEVFQGPIVDQDGKIRFEQGKKMTDEEILGTTWFVKGIKGVIPK